Proteins encoded together in one Aeromonas encheleia window:
- a CDS encoding endonuclease/exonuclease/phosphatase family protein, protein MKNSYRILGTSLLTLGLVGCFEVPDQDHLVTAAGIVPGISCQQPPLVALASTALPREFGLTVWNLYKGQRKNWREGLDEYAKSQDLVLLQESATRPEMLDWLRSGDFQWQQLQAFTQGGVSFGVMTVAKTPQAFVCGVRSPEPLLRIPKSGLVSLYPLQGDPDGVLVVNLHAVNFELGMATFREQLNDLTALIHRHQGPVILAGDFNTWSDKRAFWLNKLVGELGLQEAIPVPDLRRTAFGRPLDHLYYRNLDLVEVNSPATDASDHNPIVARFAAQAISP, encoded by the coding sequence ATGAAAAATAGTTATCGTATTCTGGGTACCTCCCTGCTGACGCTGGGGTTGGTTGGCTGTTTCGAGGTACCGGATCAGGATCATCTGGTCACGGCGGCGGGTATAGTACCCGGCATCAGCTGCCAGCAGCCACCGCTGGTGGCGCTGGCATCCACCGCCTTGCCCCGCGAGTTTGGCCTCACCGTCTGGAATCTCTACAAGGGTCAGCGCAAGAACTGGCGTGAGGGGCTGGACGAGTATGCCAAGTCCCAGGATCTGGTGTTGCTGCAGGAGTCGGCGACCCGGCCCGAGATGCTGGATTGGCTGAGGAGCGGCGACTTCCAGTGGCAGCAACTGCAAGCCTTCACCCAGGGCGGCGTCTCCTTCGGTGTCATGACAGTGGCCAAAACGCCACAGGCCTTCGTCTGCGGCGTGCGCTCACCCGAGCCTCTGCTGCGTATTCCCAAGTCCGGTCTGGTGAGCCTGTACCCCTTACAGGGCGATCCTGACGGTGTGCTGGTGGTCAACCTGCATGCGGTCAACTTCGAGCTGGGCATGGCCACCTTCCGCGAGCAGCTCAACGATCTGACCGCGTTGATCCATCGTCACCAGGGCCCGGTCATTCTGGCGGGGGATTTCAACACCTGGAGCGACAAGCGCGCGTTCTGGCTGAACAAGCTGGTGGGAGAACTCGGCCTGCAGGAAGCCATCCCGGTACCGGATCTGCGCCGCACCGCCTTCGGCCGCCCGCTGGATCACCTCTACTACCGCAATCTGGATCTGGTCGAGGTGAACTCACCCGCTACCGATGCCTCGGATCACAATCCCATAGTGGCGCGTTTCGCGGCCCAGGCCATCAGCCCCTGA